The segment GTAATCGCCGAGCACCACGGTATTACCGCGGGTGGCATTACCTCTTATACGTCTTCTTTGACTTTTTCGGTGCTTGACCCTCCGCGGCATTCGCGACATCGGAATCATCCCCTTCGTAAAAACCGTTGTTTATCCAAACCTGGACCCCGATGTGTCCCTGCGCTGTTTTCGCTTCGGTGAAGCCGTAGTCGATCTTCGCACGGAGCGTCGACAACGGAATCGAGCCTTCGATCGCCTTTTCGCGACGGGCCATTTCGGCGCCGCCCAAGCGACCGGCCAATTGCACCTTAATGCCCTTGGCGCCGGCTTCCATCGTCGATTCCAACGCACGTTTCATCGTGCGGCGGAAGCTCGAACGCTTCGCCAATTGATCGGCGATATCTTCCGCAACCAGCTGAGCACGCAGCTCGGGGCGGCCGATTTCTTCGATCTTCATGTTGATGCGGCGGCCGACGAGGTTCTGCAGCT is part of the Blastopirellula sediminis genome and harbors:
- the rpsC gene encoding 30S ribosomal protein S3 gives rise to the protein MGQKVNPIAYRTGVMQGWKSRWFASKKDYAELLLEDQKIRKFIGDHPDEKIRQKYRNAGIDRIEIDRTRDEVKVTLFVARPGLIIGQKGQEVERLQEELQNLVGRRINMKIEEIGRPELRAQLVAEDIADQLAKRSSFRRTMKRALESTMEAGAKGIKVQLAGRLGGAEMARREKAIEGSIPLSTLRAKIDYGFTEAKTAQGHIGVQVWINNGFYEGDDSDVANAAEGQAPKKSKKTYKR